A stretch of the Glycine soja cultivar W05 chromosome 13, ASM419377v2, whole genome shotgun sequence genome encodes the following:
- the LOC114380763 gene encoding protein NOI4-like, producing the protein MASYDEKQGKPLPKFGEWDVNDPASAEGFTVIFNKARDEKKIASASGRFPSQRRYDSRKHKDQQKCKSSSSTSKKKWFCFGP; encoded by the exons ATGGCCTCG TACGATGAGAAACAAGGAAAGCCTTTACCCAAGTTTGGGGAATGGGATGTGAATGATCCTGCGTCAGCTGAAGGATTCACTGTTATATTCAACAAGgccagagatgaaaagaaaattgcCTCAGCATCAGGACGATTCCCTTCTCAGCGAAGATATGATTCTCGAAAGCACAAGGATCAACAAAAGTGCAAGAGTTCCTCCTCCACCTCAAAG AAAAAATGGTTTTGTTTTGGCCCTTAG
- the LOC114380761 gene encoding myosin-11-like isoform X1: MSENHVAEQVSDSGHGVVHDESNVDTESNIDTYNQDQQGERADLRGPEDGKSTEDAARDDMFVDCPDELSTFDGRQREEDAAAVENEDDRSEENEVMQQQQSHFDKLGNGVGDAYSSGQLEKVVAEKECILKEYQEERQTVTQGVLDLRCQLKTLTGQHNEAQVEDREATDVPLREMIKECLESVKTASEEWSNSETTINNLREHLSTKDREIEDLNAKLAQLMVSNESLQVSSKAQLEKDRIVEIVIDKTISSLATVVTREQVLDDSISGKIVYIEEGTMHVVEKYNQMLSEIYQLGQSFSEVGLETNDQEYGNILADARGGLLELKRKETELVEKLAHLEDENQKLVDELDKEKVMIGTLNTELGKLKIELEQEKAKCANTKEKLSMAVTKGKALVQQRDSLKKSLADKSGELEKCLIELQEKSVALQAAELAKEELSQSKNMVASLENSLLEKNAIFDQVEEILSRAKLNEPEMFDMPEKLRWLVDDRNTLKEAFLELCKLKEAISLVDLPEPVSSSDLESQMNWLADSLLSARGNMHTLQEEISTIKEASRDYVDQLSVSLLLALQEKDYLLSELTDLRFKYDELVNKNHQISLEKDQIVNMLVDLCGLNLEDEGIDQISSSTSMIIDLCFKVIKGQGGPLSRASHIDAELFERIQSLLYVRDQGLILYEDILEEEMLIRSDENKLSNELKVASEEIIALKEERSSLLQDLERSEEKTAMLRDKLSMAVKKGKGLFQDRDNLKGLVNEKKSEIEQLKADLQKQESAVSEYRDEINRLSSDVESIPKLEADFLEMKREKNQFEQFLMESNNMLQKVMECIDGVALPVAPVFDEPIEKVKWLAGYVNECQDAKVHIEQELQLVKESASILEIQLAEAQATVKSLERELSSSDDNVSQLAEEKTELEHGKEKVEEELQKVKEKVAEVCNTTKSLEDALSQAEKDISILSEEKEQAQVSRVAAERELEIFKDEAAMQTSKLAEASKTIKDLEDKLSQVEGNANLLTEKYNADQVVKIDMENELKKLQDEASNHASKLAGASATIKSLEDALSKAQDDISALEDANKIAKQEISSLGFKLNSCMDELAGKNGSLENKSLQLIGLLNDLQGLMKDTTLFPRIKQCFESKCETLKNMTLILNKIRDNVAMTAKDSKGQPVMEENPLMRETFLDGPENFEVELDITEIDGADIDTIISSFGKIVKGFQSRNKHIADKFHEFSDCMDEFISPLHEKLLETETMSTTIVENMEIMKIKANSMGKLKEQENIIATLENNVSVLLSACTDSTIALQSEVDKNGQPGSISEVEQLNLEAGAQVEHHENNKYTEATHKLMNASRKAQTLIRQFGCRSEQVDATIEDLQNKLKETTVAFELVTDERDLNKNRVSELESGIQSLQSACSELKDKLEGYRALEEKLEDKEAEISSMHNAMLAKEEENFLLPASQMRDLFDKIDWIKIPIVESEEDDLEPHTSAPMKKLFYIIDSVTRLHDQINSLSHDKEKLQSILETKDLEIKDLNEEVKQLDRNCEDSKMIKNELSDLTYVLEKIMDILGAGEWVVDRKSKGLKELIPALEKHIIAILSESENSKSKAQELDIKLVGSQKVIDELTTKVKVLEDSLQDRTSQPDIVQERSIYEAPSLPAGSEIIEVEEGSSLGKKAISPVPSAAHVRNMRKGSNDHLALDISVESDNLINRVDKDDDKGHVFKSLNTSGFVPKQGKLIADRIDGLWVSGGRVLMSRPRARLGLIGYLFIMHIWLLGTIL; this comes from the exons ATGTCTGAGAATCACGTAGCAGAGCAGGTTTCGGATTCTGGTCATGGTGTTGTGCACGACGAATCAAATGTGGATACCGAATCAAACATTGATACTTATAATCAAGATCAG CAGGGAGAGCGTGCTGATCTCAGAGGTCCTGAAGATGGAAAATCTACAGAGGATGCTGCCAGAGATGACATGTTTGTTGATTGCCCTGATGAGTTAAGCACATTTGATGGTAGGCAAAGGGAGGAAGACGCTGCAGCTGTGGAAAATGAAGATGACCGGTCGGAGGAAAATGAAGTTATGCAACAACAGCAGAGTCATTTTGATAAATTGGGCAATGGAGTGGGAGATGCTTACTCCTCAGGCCAGCTGGAGAAAGTTGTTGCCGAGAAGGAATGTATTTTGAAGGAATATCAG GAAGAAAGACAAACTGTTACTCAAGGTGTGCTTGATCTTCGATGTCAGCTGAAGACTCTCACTGGTCAACATAATGAAGCTCAAGTTGAAGATAGGGAAGCGACTGATGTTCCGTTGAGGGAGATGATAAAGGAATGTTTGGAGTCTGTGAAGACTGCCTCAGAAGAATGGTCAAACAGTGAAACTACTATAAATAATCTTCGCGAACATCTATCTACGAAGGACCGTGAGATAGAAGATCTTAATGCAAAGCTTGCCCAATTAATGGTATCTAATGAAAGTTTGCAAGTTTCATCCAAAGCTCAACTTGAAAAGGATCGTATTGTTGAGATTGTGATAGATAAGACGATATCCTCTCTTGCAACAGTTGTTACTCGAGAGCAAGTATTGGATGATTCTATTAGTGGGAAAATAGTTTATATTGAGGAAGGCACTATGCATGTAGTTGAAAAGTATAATCAGATGCTTTCTGAAATTTATCAACTTGGGCAATCTTTCTCTGAGGTAGGCTTGGAGACTAACGACCAGGAATACGGGAACATACTCGCTGATGCTCGTGGTGGGTTACTGGAGCTCAAAAGAAAGGAAACAGAATTGGTTGAAAAACTGGCTCATTTAGAAGATGAAAATCAGAAACTAGTTGATGAGCTTGACAAGGAAAAGGTGATGATAGGGACATTAAATACTGAACTTGGAAAACTGAAAATAGAACTCGAGCAGGAAAAGGCTAAATGTGCTAATACGAAAGAAAAGCTCAGTATGGCTGTGACAAAAGGAAAGGCATTGGTACAGCAGCGAGATTCATTAAAGAAGTCTCTGGCTGATAAATCCGGTGAGCTTGAGAAATGTTTGATTGAATTGCAAGAGAAGTCAGTTGCACTACAAGCTGCTGAACTTGCTAAGGAGGAGTTATCCCAAAGTAAAAATATGGTTGCATCCCTAGAGAACTCATTACTAGAAAAGAATGCAATTTTTGATCAAGTGGAAGAAATCTTGTCTCGGGCCAAACTTAATGAACCTGAAATGTTTGATATGCCAGAGAAACTAAGATGGCTTGTGGATGACAGAAACACTCTGAAGGAAGCCTTCCTAGAGCTATGCAAATTGAAGGAAGCTATATCTCTAGTGGACCTACCGGAGCCTGTTTCATCATCTGATTTGGAATCACAAATGAATTGGCTTGCAGATTCTTTGCTTAGTGCCCGGGGCAACATGCATACTCTACAGGAAGAAATTTCCACAATCAAGGAAGCATCCCGTGACTATGTTGATCAGCTTAGTGTTTCTCTTTTGCTGGCATTGCAGGAAAAAGATTACCTTCTGTCAGAATTAACTGACTTGAGGTTCAAATATGATGAGCTTGTTAACAAGAACCATCAGATTTCTTTGGAGAAGGATCAGATAGTGAATATGTTAGTCGATCTTTGTGGCCTGAACTTGGAAGATGAAGGGATTGATCAAATCTCTTCCAGCACCTCTATGATCATTGATTTATGCTTTAAAGTTATCAAAGGACAGGGTGGTCCCTTGTCTAGAGCATCCCATATTGATGCTGAGTTGTTTGAAAGGATTCAAAGTCTCTTGTATGTTAGAGATCAGGGATTAATACTCTATGAAGATATACTGGAAGAGGAGATGCTAATTAGATCAGATGAGAATAAGCTGTCAAATGAGTTGAAAGTGGCATCTGAGGAAATTATAGCACTGAAAGAGGAAAGGAGTTCTCTGCTGCAAGATCTTGAACGATCAGAGGAGAAGACTGCCATGCTTAGGGACAAGTTGTCCATGGCAGTTAAGAAAGGAAAGGGGCTGTTTCAAGATAGGGACAATCTAAAAGGTCttgtaaatgaaaagaaatcagAGATTGAGCAGTTGAAggctgatttgcagaagcaagAATCTGCAGTTTCTGAATACAGGGATGAGATCAATAGATTGTCCAGTGATGTGGAAAGCATCCCGAAGCTGGAGGCTGATTTTCTGGaaatgaaaagggagaagaatcAGTTTGAACAGTTCTTAATGGAGAGCAATAACATGTTACAGAAAGTGATGGAGTGTATTGATGGTGTTGCTCTTCCAGTTGCTCCAGTTTTTGATGAACCAATAGAGAAGGTGAAGTGGCTTGCTGGTTATGTCAATGAATGCCAAGATGCTAAGGTACACATAGAACAAGAGTTGCAGCTAGTGAAGGAGAGTGCCAGTATACTTGAAATTCAATTAGCAGAAGCCCAAGCAACTGTAAAATCCCTTGAGCGGGAATTATCTTCTTCAGATGACAATGTTTCTCAACTTGCTGAAGAAAAAACAGAGTTAGAACATGGCAAAGAGAAAGTTGAGGAAGAGTTAcagaaagttaaagaaaaagtcGCTGAAGTTTGTAATACGACTAAGTCACTTGAAGATGCCTTATCACAAGCAGAAAAAGATATTTCTATTCTTTCCGAAGAGAAAGAGCAAGCTCAAGTTAGCAGAGTTGCTGCAGAGAGAGAGTTAGAGATTTTTAAAGATGAAGCAGCTATGCAAACAAGCAAACTGGCAGAGGCCAGCAAGACCATAAAGGATCTAGAAGATAAACTATCTCAGGTTGAGGGTAATGCCAATTTATTGACTGAAAAGTATAATGCTGATCAAGTTGTCAAAATTGACATGGAAAATGAATTGAAGAAGCTACAAGATGAAGCTTCAAATCATGCTAGTAAATTGGCAGGTGCCTCTGCAACTATAAAATCACTGGAGGATGCATTATCGAAGGCGCAAGATGATATTTCTGCCTTAGAAGATGCAAATAAAATTGCTAAACAGGAGATATCTTCACTTGGCTTTAAGTTAAATTCATGCATGGACGAGTTAGCTGGAAAGAATGGCAGCTTAGAAAACAAGTCCTTACAGCTCATTGGACTCCTTAATGATCTTCAGGGGCTCATGAAAGACACTACTCTATTTCCCAGAATTAAACAATGCTTTGAGAGCAAATGTGAGACACTGAAGAATATGACTCTCATTCTGAACAAAATAAGAGATAATGTTGCCATGACTGCAAAGGATTCAAAGGGGCAGCCTGTGATGGAG GAAAATCCACTTATGAGAGAAACATTCTTGGATGGCCCTGAAAATTTTGAAGTTGAACTGGACATTACAGAGATTGATGGTGCTGATATTGACACCATAATCTCATCATTTGGAAAGATTGTGAAAGGATTTCAGTCAAGAAACAAACACATTGCAGATAAGTTTCATGAATTTTCAGATTGTATGGATGAGTTTATTTCTCCTCTCCATGAAAAACTACTGGAAACAGAGACCATGTCAACGACTATTGTTGAGAACAtggaaattatgaaaataaaagcaaataGCATGGGAAAATTGAAAGAACAGGAAAATATTATTGCCACTTTAGAAAACAATGTCAGTGTATTGCTATCTGCATGCACGGATTCTACCATTGCACTTCAGAGTGAAGTTGACAAGAATGGGCAGCCAGGCTCCATTTCTGAGGTTGAACAGTTAAACCTGGAAGCAGGTGCACAAGTAGAGCATCATGAGAACAACAAATACACGGAAGCCACACATAAGTTGATGAATGCTTCTAGAAAAGCTCAAACTTTGATTAGACAGTTTGGATGTAGAAGTGAGCAAGTAGATGCAACAATTGAAGATTTGCAGAATAAATTGAAAGAAACAACAGTTGCTTTTGAATTAGTCACAGATGAGAGAGACTTGAATAAAAACAGAGTTTCAGAACTGGAGTCTGGTATTCAATCACTGCAAAGTGCTTGCAGTGAGCTTAAGGATAAGTTAGAGGGTTATCGTGCCTTAGAAGAAAAATTGGAGGACAAAGAGGCTGAGATTTCATCGATGCACAATGCTATGTTGGCAAAAGAAGaag AAAACTTCCTCCTTCCAGCATCTCAAATGAGAGATCTCTTTGACAAGATAGATTGGATCAAAATCCCTATTGTAGAGTCTGAAGAAGATGATTTGGAGCCACATACTTCAGCCCCTATGAAAAAActcttttatattattgataGTGTTACTAGgttgcatgatcaaataaactCTCTGTCTCATGATAAAGAAAAGCTGCAATCAATCCTTGAAACTAAGGATCTTGAAATTAAGGATCTGAATGAGGAAGTCAAACAACTCGATAGAAATTGTGAAGACTCTAAAATGATCAAGAATGAATTGTCTGACCTCACCTATGTATTAGAAAAAATTATGGATATTTTGGGAGCTGGTGAATGGGTTGTAGATAGGAAATCTAAAGGTTTGAAGGAATTAATACCAGCACTGGAAAAGCATATCATTGCCATTCTTTCAGAATCTGAAAATTCAAAATCCAAGGCCCAGGAACTTGATATTAAGTTAGTTGGAAGTCAGAAGGTTATTGATGAATTAACGACCAAGGTTAAAGTACTTGAAGATTCACTCCAAGATAGGACTTCTCAGCCAGACATTGTCCAGGAAAGGAGCATATATGAAGCACCCTCATTACCTGCTGGGTCTGAGATAATTGAAGTTGAAGAG GGATCATCACTTGGCAAGAAAGCAATATCTCCTGTCCCATCGGCTGCTCATGTGCGGAATATGCGAAAAGGATCTAATGACCATCTTGCACTTGATATTAGTGTGGAGTCTGATAATCTGATTAACAGGGTAGATAAGGATGACGATAAAG GTCATGTATTCAAGTCTCTGAACACTTCTGGATTCGTACCAAAACAGGGAAAGCTCATTGCAGATCGTATTGATGGACTCTG GGTATCTGGTGGACGGGTTCTCATGAGTCGTCCTAGAGCAAGATTAGGACTAATTGGTTATTTGTTTATCATGCATATATGGCTACTGGGGACGATCTTGTAG
- the LOC114380761 gene encoding myosin-11-like isoform X2: protein MSENHVAEQVSDSGHGVVHDESNVDTESNIDTYNQDQGERADLRGPEDGKSTEDAARDDMFVDCPDELSTFDGRQREEDAAAVENEDDRSEENEVMQQQQSHFDKLGNGVGDAYSSGQLEKVVAEKECILKEYQEERQTVTQGVLDLRCQLKTLTGQHNEAQVEDREATDVPLREMIKECLESVKTASEEWSNSETTINNLREHLSTKDREIEDLNAKLAQLMVSNESLQVSSKAQLEKDRIVEIVIDKTISSLATVVTREQVLDDSISGKIVYIEEGTMHVVEKYNQMLSEIYQLGQSFSEVGLETNDQEYGNILADARGGLLELKRKETELVEKLAHLEDENQKLVDELDKEKVMIGTLNTELGKLKIELEQEKAKCANTKEKLSMAVTKGKALVQQRDSLKKSLADKSGELEKCLIELQEKSVALQAAELAKEELSQSKNMVASLENSLLEKNAIFDQVEEILSRAKLNEPEMFDMPEKLRWLVDDRNTLKEAFLELCKLKEAISLVDLPEPVSSSDLESQMNWLADSLLSARGNMHTLQEEISTIKEASRDYVDQLSVSLLLALQEKDYLLSELTDLRFKYDELVNKNHQISLEKDQIVNMLVDLCGLNLEDEGIDQISSSTSMIIDLCFKVIKGQGGPLSRASHIDAELFERIQSLLYVRDQGLILYEDILEEEMLIRSDENKLSNELKVASEEIIALKEERSSLLQDLERSEEKTAMLRDKLSMAVKKGKGLFQDRDNLKGLVNEKKSEIEQLKADLQKQESAVSEYRDEINRLSSDVESIPKLEADFLEMKREKNQFEQFLMESNNMLQKVMECIDGVALPVAPVFDEPIEKVKWLAGYVNECQDAKVHIEQELQLVKESASILEIQLAEAQATVKSLERELSSSDDNVSQLAEEKTELEHGKEKVEEELQKVKEKVAEVCNTTKSLEDALSQAEKDISILSEEKEQAQVSRVAAERELEIFKDEAAMQTSKLAEASKTIKDLEDKLSQVEGNANLLTEKYNADQVVKIDMENELKKLQDEASNHASKLAGASATIKSLEDALSKAQDDISALEDANKIAKQEISSLGFKLNSCMDELAGKNGSLENKSLQLIGLLNDLQGLMKDTTLFPRIKQCFESKCETLKNMTLILNKIRDNVAMTAKDSKGQPVMEENPLMRETFLDGPENFEVELDITEIDGADIDTIISSFGKIVKGFQSRNKHIADKFHEFSDCMDEFISPLHEKLLETETMSTTIVENMEIMKIKANSMGKLKEQENIIATLENNVSVLLSACTDSTIALQSEVDKNGQPGSISEVEQLNLEAGAQVEHHENNKYTEATHKLMNASRKAQTLIRQFGCRSEQVDATIEDLQNKLKETTVAFELVTDERDLNKNRVSELESGIQSLQSACSELKDKLEGYRALEEKLEDKEAEISSMHNAMLAKEEENFLLPASQMRDLFDKIDWIKIPIVESEEDDLEPHTSAPMKKLFYIIDSVTRLHDQINSLSHDKEKLQSILETKDLEIKDLNEEVKQLDRNCEDSKMIKNELSDLTYVLEKIMDILGAGEWVVDRKSKGLKELIPALEKHIIAILSESENSKSKAQELDIKLVGSQKVIDELTTKVKVLEDSLQDRTSQPDIVQERSIYEAPSLPAGSEIIEVEEGSSLGKKAISPVPSAAHVRNMRKGSNDHLALDISVESDNLINRVDKDDDKGHVFKSLNTSGFVPKQGKLIADRIDGLWVSGGRVLMSRPRARLGLIGYLFIMHIWLLGTIL from the exons ATGTCTGAGAATCACGTAGCAGAGCAGGTTTCGGATTCTGGTCATGGTGTTGTGCACGACGAATCAAATGTGGATACCGAATCAAACATTGATACTTATAATCAAGATCAG GGAGAGCGTGCTGATCTCAGAGGTCCTGAAGATGGAAAATCTACAGAGGATGCTGCCAGAGATGACATGTTTGTTGATTGCCCTGATGAGTTAAGCACATTTGATGGTAGGCAAAGGGAGGAAGACGCTGCAGCTGTGGAAAATGAAGATGACCGGTCGGAGGAAAATGAAGTTATGCAACAACAGCAGAGTCATTTTGATAAATTGGGCAATGGAGTGGGAGATGCTTACTCCTCAGGCCAGCTGGAGAAAGTTGTTGCCGAGAAGGAATGTATTTTGAAGGAATATCAG GAAGAAAGACAAACTGTTACTCAAGGTGTGCTTGATCTTCGATGTCAGCTGAAGACTCTCACTGGTCAACATAATGAAGCTCAAGTTGAAGATAGGGAAGCGACTGATGTTCCGTTGAGGGAGATGATAAAGGAATGTTTGGAGTCTGTGAAGACTGCCTCAGAAGAATGGTCAAACAGTGAAACTACTATAAATAATCTTCGCGAACATCTATCTACGAAGGACCGTGAGATAGAAGATCTTAATGCAAAGCTTGCCCAATTAATGGTATCTAATGAAAGTTTGCAAGTTTCATCCAAAGCTCAACTTGAAAAGGATCGTATTGTTGAGATTGTGATAGATAAGACGATATCCTCTCTTGCAACAGTTGTTACTCGAGAGCAAGTATTGGATGATTCTATTAGTGGGAAAATAGTTTATATTGAGGAAGGCACTATGCATGTAGTTGAAAAGTATAATCAGATGCTTTCTGAAATTTATCAACTTGGGCAATCTTTCTCTGAGGTAGGCTTGGAGACTAACGACCAGGAATACGGGAACATACTCGCTGATGCTCGTGGTGGGTTACTGGAGCTCAAAAGAAAGGAAACAGAATTGGTTGAAAAACTGGCTCATTTAGAAGATGAAAATCAGAAACTAGTTGATGAGCTTGACAAGGAAAAGGTGATGATAGGGACATTAAATACTGAACTTGGAAAACTGAAAATAGAACTCGAGCAGGAAAAGGCTAAATGTGCTAATACGAAAGAAAAGCTCAGTATGGCTGTGACAAAAGGAAAGGCATTGGTACAGCAGCGAGATTCATTAAAGAAGTCTCTGGCTGATAAATCCGGTGAGCTTGAGAAATGTTTGATTGAATTGCAAGAGAAGTCAGTTGCACTACAAGCTGCTGAACTTGCTAAGGAGGAGTTATCCCAAAGTAAAAATATGGTTGCATCCCTAGAGAACTCATTACTAGAAAAGAATGCAATTTTTGATCAAGTGGAAGAAATCTTGTCTCGGGCCAAACTTAATGAACCTGAAATGTTTGATATGCCAGAGAAACTAAGATGGCTTGTGGATGACAGAAACACTCTGAAGGAAGCCTTCCTAGAGCTATGCAAATTGAAGGAAGCTATATCTCTAGTGGACCTACCGGAGCCTGTTTCATCATCTGATTTGGAATCACAAATGAATTGGCTTGCAGATTCTTTGCTTAGTGCCCGGGGCAACATGCATACTCTACAGGAAGAAATTTCCACAATCAAGGAAGCATCCCGTGACTATGTTGATCAGCTTAGTGTTTCTCTTTTGCTGGCATTGCAGGAAAAAGATTACCTTCTGTCAGAATTAACTGACTTGAGGTTCAAATATGATGAGCTTGTTAACAAGAACCATCAGATTTCTTTGGAGAAGGATCAGATAGTGAATATGTTAGTCGATCTTTGTGGCCTGAACTTGGAAGATGAAGGGATTGATCAAATCTCTTCCAGCACCTCTATGATCATTGATTTATGCTTTAAAGTTATCAAAGGACAGGGTGGTCCCTTGTCTAGAGCATCCCATATTGATGCTGAGTTGTTTGAAAGGATTCAAAGTCTCTTGTATGTTAGAGATCAGGGATTAATACTCTATGAAGATATACTGGAAGAGGAGATGCTAATTAGATCAGATGAGAATAAGCTGTCAAATGAGTTGAAAGTGGCATCTGAGGAAATTATAGCACTGAAAGAGGAAAGGAGTTCTCTGCTGCAAGATCTTGAACGATCAGAGGAGAAGACTGCCATGCTTAGGGACAAGTTGTCCATGGCAGTTAAGAAAGGAAAGGGGCTGTTTCAAGATAGGGACAATCTAAAAGGTCttgtaaatgaaaagaaatcagAGATTGAGCAGTTGAAggctgatttgcagaagcaagAATCTGCAGTTTCTGAATACAGGGATGAGATCAATAGATTGTCCAGTGATGTGGAAAGCATCCCGAAGCTGGAGGCTGATTTTCTGGaaatgaaaagggagaagaatcAGTTTGAACAGTTCTTAATGGAGAGCAATAACATGTTACAGAAAGTGATGGAGTGTATTGATGGTGTTGCTCTTCCAGTTGCTCCAGTTTTTGATGAACCAATAGAGAAGGTGAAGTGGCTTGCTGGTTATGTCAATGAATGCCAAGATGCTAAGGTACACATAGAACAAGAGTTGCAGCTAGTGAAGGAGAGTGCCAGTATACTTGAAATTCAATTAGCAGAAGCCCAAGCAACTGTAAAATCCCTTGAGCGGGAATTATCTTCTTCAGATGACAATGTTTCTCAACTTGCTGAAGAAAAAACAGAGTTAGAACATGGCAAAGAGAAAGTTGAGGAAGAGTTAcagaaagttaaagaaaaagtcGCTGAAGTTTGTAATACGACTAAGTCACTTGAAGATGCCTTATCACAAGCAGAAAAAGATATTTCTATTCTTTCCGAAGAGAAAGAGCAAGCTCAAGTTAGCAGAGTTGCTGCAGAGAGAGAGTTAGAGATTTTTAAAGATGAAGCAGCTATGCAAACAAGCAAACTGGCAGAGGCCAGCAAGACCATAAAGGATCTAGAAGATAAACTATCTCAGGTTGAGGGTAATGCCAATTTATTGACTGAAAAGTATAATGCTGATCAAGTTGTCAAAATTGACATGGAAAATGAATTGAAGAAGCTACAAGATGAAGCTTCAAATCATGCTAGTAAATTGGCAGGTGCCTCTGCAACTATAAAATCACTGGAGGATGCATTATCGAAGGCGCAAGATGATATTTCTGCCTTAGAAGATGCAAATAAAATTGCTAAACAGGAGATATCTTCACTTGGCTTTAAGTTAAATTCATGCATGGACGAGTTAGCTGGAAAGAATGGCAGCTTAGAAAACAAGTCCTTACAGCTCATTGGACTCCTTAATGATCTTCAGGGGCTCATGAAAGACACTACTCTATTTCCCAGAATTAAACAATGCTTTGAGAGCAAATGTGAGACACTGAAGAATATGACTCTCATTCTGAACAAAATAAGAGATAATGTTGCCATGACTGCAAAGGATTCAAAGGGGCAGCCTGTGATGGAG GAAAATCCACTTATGAGAGAAACATTCTTGGATGGCCCTGAAAATTTTGAAGTTGAACTGGACATTACAGAGATTGATGGTGCTGATATTGACACCATAATCTCATCATTTGGAAAGATTGTGAAAGGATTTCAGTCAAGAAACAAACACATTGCAGATAAGTTTCATGAATTTTCAGATTGTATGGATGAGTTTATTTCTCCTCTCCATGAAAAACTACTGGAAACAGAGACCATGTCAACGACTATTGTTGAGAACAtggaaattatgaaaataaaagcaaataGCATGGGAAAATTGAAAGAACAGGAAAATATTATTGCCACTTTAGAAAACAATGTCAGTGTATTGCTATCTGCATGCACGGATTCTACCATTGCACTTCAGAGTGAAGTTGACAAGAATGGGCAGCCAGGCTCCATTTCTGAGGTTGAACAGTTAAACCTGGAAGCAGGTGCACAAGTAGAGCATCATGAGAACAACAAATACACGGAAGCCACACATAAGTTGATGAATGCTTCTAGAAAAGCTCAAACTTTGATTAGACAGTTTGGATGTAGAAGTGAGCAAGTAGATGCAACAATTGAAGATTTGCAGAATAAATTGAAAGAAACAACAGTTGCTTTTGAATTAGTCACAGATGAGAGAGACTTGAATAAAAACAGAGTTTCAGAACTGGAGTCTGGTATTCAATCACTGCAAAGTGCTTGCAGTGAGCTTAAGGATAAGTTAGAGGGTTATCGTGCCTTAGAAGAAAAATTGGAGGACAAAGAGGCTGAGATTTCATCGATGCACAATGCTATGTTGGCAAAAGAAGaag AAAACTTCCTCCTTCCAGCATCTCAAATGAGAGATCTCTTTGACAAGATAGATTGGATCAAAATCCCTATTGTAGAGTCTGAAGAAGATGATTTGGAGCCACATACTTCAGCCCCTATGAAAAAActcttttatattattgataGTGTTACTAGgttgcatgatcaaataaactCTCTGTCTCATGATAAAGAAAAGCTGCAATCAATCCTTGAAACTAAGGATCTTGAAATTAAGGATCTGAATGAGGAAGTCAAACAACTCGATAGAAATTGTGAAGACTCTAAAATGATCAAGAATGAATTGTCTGACCTCACCTATGTATTAGAAAAAATTATGGATATTTTGGGAGCTGGTGAATGGGTTGTAGATAGGAAATCTAAAGGTTTGAAGGAATTAATACCAGCACTGGAAAAGCATATCATTGCCATTCTTTCAGAATCTGAAAATTCAAAATCCAAGGCCCAGGAACTTGATATTAAGTTAGTTGGAAGTCAGAAGGTTATTGATGAATTAACGACCAAGGTTAAAGTACTTGAAGATTCACTCCAAGATAGGACTTCTCAGCCAGACATTGTCCAGGAAAGGAGCATATATGAAGCACCCTCATTACCTGCTGGGTCTGAGATAATTGAAGTTGAAGAG GGATCATCACTTGGCAAGAAAGCAATATCTCCTGTCCCATCGGCTGCTCATGTGCGGAATATGCGAAAAGGATCTAATGACCATCTTGCACTTGATATTAGTGTGGAGTCTGATAATCTGATTAACAGGGTAGATAAGGATGACGATAAAG GTCATGTATTCAAGTCTCTGAACACTTCTGGATTCGTACCAAAACAGGGAAAGCTCATTGCAGATCGTATTGATGGACTCTG GGTATCTGGTGGACGGGTTCTCATGAGTCGTCCTAGAGCAAGATTAGGACTAATTGGTTATTTGTTTATCATGCATATATGGCTACTGGGGACGATCTTGTAG